The DNA window TCCATGATATCGGATTTACAATCCATGGCAACTGCACATATGTTCATCTTACCATTTCTTATGCCCAACATCTTAATTGCCTGTGATATTTGTCTCTGTCCCGATGTTCTCACACATATCTCAAGGCCCATGTCAGACGCAATATTTTCATTTCTTGAAAAGGATTTAATTGCATGTACGGTGGAATTGAGCACATGTTGAACTCCTGCTACTGCATCTGCATCCATTAACTGAATTACACAACCAGAATAGTTTAGTTTTAACTCTTCCATAACAGCTTTGAAGTTGGTTAAGTCTGATTTAAATCCTGCTATTTGAATTCTTTTTGTATCAATTTCCTCGCTGGTTTTGTTATTCATTACCTGCATTCCTCCAGCTAAGTATGTAAAATATTGAGTCCTTGAGATGTTCTGCTCTGAAAGAGACGTAAACTCCTATGACTCCTTGGAAAAATTTTGAAACTGCAAAAATTAATTCAAGGAGTATGAAGATCTGGATTATGAAAATTATTATGGATCCCAGATTCACCGCTGTGAAACTTAAGTTGGATATGTTAATGAAACTGTGGGTAATGTAATCCATTACAAAGAGCAAAAACAGCCCCACTATGAACTGTACAGTTGACATGAAAAAATTTTCTCCAGCTTTTATCATGGATTTCTTGACTTTTTCATGCATTTCACTGAGAGCCATGATGTATGTGAAGCTGAGTAAAGATAATGTGGCTGTAACAAGGACAAAAACCTCAATGAACCCGGTTATTTCACCATAATCCTGGATTTTAATTGCTCCCAACAACCAAGGCACTAAAAATCCTATGGTGAGAATTATTCCCATGTAGGTGGTGATTAAATTACCAAGTACGCTAAAAAACCTTTTAACGCCTGAAAATTTAGCATTTAAATCTTTTAAGTTCATTTTCAATACCATATATGTAATTTACAATGGGAATATATTGAAGATTTTATGTTTTGTCCTTTTCTTCAGATTCCTTGATCTTTTGATCGCTGACGATTTTGTTTACTCCACCCAATACTGCTTCCACACTTGCCATGATGATGTCTGGTTGTGTGCTTCTTGCAGTGACTATGTTGTCTCCATTTTTGAGTTTTACAACAACATCGATGAGGGCATCTGTTCCTCCTGTGATGGCGTCCACATGGTACTCTTCGAGCTGTATATCTGCAACATCCATTATGCTCTTCTTGATTGCAACGATTGCTGCGTCTACTGGACCTACACCTACACCTGCTTCTACCTTCTCTGAGCCATCTACGTTGATCTTGACTGATGCTGTTGGTGTAACCTTATTTCCAGATACTATTGTTAGTTCTTCCAGTTCTACCGGTTTTTCTGCTAAAACGCCCAGAGCATCCTCTGCTATTGCCTGTAAATCCACATCTGTAACGCATTTGCCCATGTCTCCAAGGGCTTTAACCCTCTGGAATATCTGTTCAAATCTGGCATCATCCACCCTCAGACCCATCTCTTTGATCCTTTTCCTGATTATGTGGGATCCCACATGTTTCCCCATGACAAATCTTCGTTTATGTCCCACAAGTTCTGGTGTTATTGGTTCGTAGGTTTCTGCCTTCTTTATAACTCCATCCGAGTGAATGCCGGATTCATGTGCAAATGCATTTTCTCCCACAATTGCTTTGTTTGGCTGTAAATAAATTCCAGTCATTCTTGCAACTGTTTTAGAAGTTTCGTACAACATCTCGATGTTGATATTTGTTTTGGAGTTGTAGAGTGAGTACAATGACACCACAACTTCTTCGAGGGATGCGTTTCCAGCACGTTCACCTATACCATTGACTGTGACGTGGGCTTGGCTTGCCCCTCCCCTAAGTCCAGAAAGAGTATTTGCTACTGCCAAACCAAAATCGTTGTGGCAGTGGGCGCTCAACGGAACACCGAGTTGAGTTAAGCCCCCATAAAATTCATAGGCCTTTTCTGGTGTCAACATTCCCACAGTATCACAGGCACATATTCTTCGAGCACCTGCTTCTATTCCTTCATTAAAAACTTGTTTTAGATAGTTATAATCACTTCTAGTGGCATCTTCTGCCGAAAGTTCAACCAAAAGTCCGTTGTCAACAGCATATTCCACTGCATCAATTGCTGTGGCTTTGACTTCTTCCCTGGTTTTTCTTAGTTTGTGCTCGATGTGCAGATCTGATGTTGGAACAACCAGGTGTACACTGTCAACCCCACATTCGAGGGCAGCATCTACATCAATTCTCATTGCCCTGGCGAAACTGCATATTTCAGCTGAAAGTCCCTCTGAAACTATTGATTTTATTCCTTCCCTTTCTCCTGAAGATGTGATGGCAGATCCTGCTTCTATAACATCCACTCCAAGATTATCCAGTTTAACTGCTATTCTTAATTTTTGATCTGGAGTTAAGGATACTCCTGGAGTTTGTTCTCCATCCCTTAATGTTGTATCAAATATTCTGGCTTTCAAAATTACCCCTCCAGTTATTATAATTTAAATGTATCATTTGGATGTGTATGTTCAATCCAAATTTTCCCCAAATAACAAATTCAGCTACCCCGATGTTTAAATTAAATTAAGTTTTTTTGCGATAAATTCTTTTTTGTAAGCAGTGATATGACTCTTGTTAAACTTTTATGCATTCTTATGTGGTGTTGTTCTATTATTTCAAAGTTTGTATCCTTTATTAAACCCTTAATATCCATGTAATGCGGTGTTGCCATGCATATTTTTCCCTTTTCTTTGAGTAAGCCATCCATATTTTTTAAAGCAGCTGAATACAGATTTGTACTGTCTTCTCCACCTGTTGATGCAGATATGCCGTAGGGTGGATCTGTGACAATGGCATTTACCCTGGTTTCCAGATGAATTTTCTTTGCATCTTCTCTAAAGATTTTGTAGTTTTTAAAACCACAATATTCAAGATTGCTCTTTGTACCTTGAACCATCTTATAATCTAGATCTGACCCTATAAGCTTAGCTCCCAAGATACCTGCTTCAATAAGGATTCCTCCAGTTCCACAAAATGGATCTAAAACTGTGTCATCTTCTTTGATCTCAGTTAGATTTACCATGCACCTTGCGAGTTTGGGACTCATTGATCCAGGGTAGAAAAATGGTCTTTTATGTGGTTTGAAGTTGTTGAAATGTTTTTTATCAATCTTAACTATTCTTTGTGTTAACAAAACAATTTCATCAAGGTATATCAACCTTATGAAACAATCCGGATCCTTTAAATTTACCTTCGAACCTTCGACAATAGAGTTTATGGTTCCCCCGATTTCTATTTCAATCTTTGATGTATCAAATTTGTCAGTTTTATCCATTCTCCTTGCCCTGACAACATAATCGTTAGTGATGATCCCATTCCAATCAACTTTTCCCACATCAGTGTTTAAGCTGGTTTTATCTGTTTCAATTAACAGTTTACAGAGTTCATGAGTATATGAAAGCCTTTTTCCAACTCTTTCCATGTATTTTTCATGTTCATTGGCTACTTCAACTATCAGTATTCCTTCGTACTGTTTTTTAAAATTGAAGGGTATTTCTTCCGCCCTTAAAACTGCCTCAATTTCTGCCCTTGGCAGGGTCTGATGTTCCTGTGATATTATGAAAACTATTTCCATAGGCCCATGATCCTCCTTGTAAGTAATTTAGGTACGATTGAAAAGAGAAGACCATTTTTTATCATTTCTTTTATGAGTGTGGATTGGGTGTCCATGTCCCCGTACTTTGAAATAAGCTCTTCTGCATTTCCTTGTTTGAGTTTGGTAAACATTTCATCTAGATCTTGGTTGTTCATTGATTCAAATATTTTCTGCACTTCTATCTGCACCCTAAGCTCATTTCTGAATCGTTTACTTATTTGATTCTCATATTCCTTAAGATAAGATATATCTTCCATCTCAACTGCTTTGGTTGCACATTCAGCTGCTATTTTAGCACATTCAAAACCAATTAACAATCCCCCACCAGTTGTTGGTTTAACTTGAGATGCTGCATCACCTAAGAGGATTGTTTTTTCGTCAACTATCTTCTTCTTAGGATCGTATTTTGGGATGTAACCCTGGTATTTTTGAATTATCCTAGCATTCTTAAACATGGGCTCGGTTGCCATTAACTTGGCCAGAACATTGTTGAGTTCAGTGTAGTTCATGTCAGCAAAAAGTCCTATTCTGGCAGTTGAACTTGTCAGTGGTATGGTCCATAAAAATCCTGGTGAAATTAAATCATCAACATGCAGATGTACATTTTCAAGATCAAATACGGGTATATCAGTTTCTATGAGGTACTGAGCCGCCATGAATGATCTAGGTTTCTCATTGAAATTGTTGGAGAGGGTTGATGAATGGCCATCTGCCCCCACAATGATATCTGCCTGGATCTTAGTTTCCTTTGTTTCTATGCATCCATTAAGATCTGAATGGATTACTTTGTGATTCATAAGGAGTTCGGCACCAGAATCAACTGCTAAATTAGCAAGGTACTTATCATATCCTACCCTGTCAATTACGTAGGCCTGAACATTTTCCTTTCCTACTTTCATCATGTTGTTGGAAGGTGAGTGAATGTATGCTCCTCGAACTTGATTTAACACATATTCATCTGGCAGAACATTTATTTCTTTAATCTTCTGCCCCAATAATCCTGCACATTGAAGTGGAATGCCTATTTCACGTTTTTTCTCCACCATCACAACATTTAAACCATTATCTGCAACATATCTTGCAAATGTAGATCCCACAGGCCCTGCTCCAACAACAGCAATGTCGTACTTCTTCATATTATATCCTCATCCATAAAATTTTGCTATCAGGATTCCTATCTGGAACGATCCCTAAAGAATAGAATTTATTTTTTTATAGGCTTGGAATTTAAACCTAATCAGATATAGTTAAATTATCTCTGGTTACAATCTGGTATGTTTAGTTTGATTATATAGCATTTGTTAATGTTAATAATTAAATATTAACTTCGCGGCCAGTACATGATTATAAATACTCCAAATAGGGCGATAGTTGCACCTATAATTTCAAATCTGTCAGGAGTTATTTTATCCACTTGCCATCCCCATAGAAGTGCCATAAAAATAAATATTCCACCATAGGCAGCATATACCCTTCCAAAGTTGGCTGGTTGTAGTGTGGGTATGACACCATAAAGAACCAGGATCACTGCACCGAGTATTGCGAATTCAATGCCCCTACCTTCCCTAATCCAGAGCCAAATAAGGTAGCCTCCCCCTATCTCAAATAAACCAGCCACCACAAAGTAAAATATTGATTTTAAGTATTCCATTTAATCACTTAACTTCAAATTTAGAGATTTTTTTTACGATGAAATAATTTATAGAAATGATCCTTGTAGGGACTATTTTGATTATGAATATTAGTAGTTGAATTCCGTAGTTCTTTTCCTGTTTAATTCATTTTCTTATGACAAAAAAAAGAAAATTTATAGTTTAAATTTTTTATCGTACTCCTCCATTATGGATCTTCCCGTGATTTTGGGTTCTTCTGTTTTTTTAGGAGCCTTAGTTTCAAATTCCGGCTCATCTCCATCTATCATTCTGTTGATGGTGTCCTCCACCTCACCAGGATTTGGGATATCTTCGAGTATTATGCTGGTATTGTCGTGCCCCCCAAACACTTCAATATCTCCAGAATAAGATATTCTTTCAATTACACTCTGGGATACAACTATGTCCTGAATTTTGTTGTAATGCATGTATGCTGATTTTTTCCTTATTACACCACTTCTCAGCATGACTCTCTGGTTTGTTAGGGTGTAGTACGTAGATCTCCAGGACAAGTAATTCCATAAGATCCAAACAAGGAGCAGCAGAATAACTATCACAATCAAGTCCGTTGTTCCTTCTACAAATGGTATGTTAATGAATGCTCCAACCCTTCCCTGAACCATAGCAGCATATTTTATCAAGGTTGTGAAGAAGTAAACTAGTATTAAAACTATTATAAATTTAATGATTGCAGATTTTAGACTTACAACAAATCTGGGCCTGGTTTTATATAATATTCTTTCTCCAGGAATTGAACTTCTTTTATTTCTATCAAACATGATTATCAAACCTTACTCTCTTGTTGATTATCTAAATATTTTATGTAGTAACAAACAGATTAATTACTCAGATGAAAGCCAAAACAATATTTGAAGAGAGGATAACAATTGGTGAAACCGAACTGAAGGTCAGTTCAGATTTAATGGTACCCGAACTTTCAAATTATATTATCAGTTTACGTTCACAGCTTAAAGGATATATCATGAAGAATCCAGAGTTTCTTACAAGTTTTGAACCGTTGACAGTCAAAGAAACGTTAGACAATAAATTAAGTCCTGATCATGGCCATACGAGTGAAGTTCCGTTGATAGTTAATTTAATGAGTAGGGCCGGGAGAAGGGCAGATGTTGGCCCTATGGCCGCCGTTGCAGGTACAATTTCCCAGCTTTTAATGGGGTTTATGGTTGAAAAAGGTGCCAATTTTATAATTATTGACAACGGTGGAGACATATCCCTTGAAATAAATAAAGATGTTGTGGTGGGACTGTATGCTGGAGAATCTTCCCTTTCAGGAGAACTGGGTTTTAAAATAAAACCTAAACAGACGCCCATGGGAATATGCACATCATCAGGAACTGTGGGTCATTCAATCAGCTTTGGACGGGCTGATTCTGTGACAGTCTTTGCAAATGAAGCTAGCATTGCAGATGCTCTAGCCACTTCGATCGCCAACGAAGCAAAAGGAACCAAAGACGAAGATGCTGTCCAACGATCCCTGGAGCATGCTGAAGAATTTAAGAAAGCCATGCGTGGTGTCATGGTGGTGGTTGGTGAATCTGCAGGAACACTTGGAAGGATCCCGCAGTTGGTTCAAACAGATAAAAAAGTAGTTCTAGGCGATCTCTTCGAAGTTTGATCTTCTTTTACCAGTTCCCTAGTGGATGAACCTTGACCAAAGTGCCCTTTTCAACTATCTCCACATTTTTTCCAATTTCAATGTAGCCATCAGCTTCAGCCAAGGAAGTTATTGCCCCAGAATCTTTTAAAATAGGTATTGCATTATCATCATCTACCTTAACAAGTAAAAAATGTTTTCTTCCTTTTGCAGGCCTGTATCTTCTTGAAAGCGGGATTTTTATGGTATTTGTTTTCCTTAATCGGGATTTCGTTTTAATTGAAGCCATGTCCTTAAGGAACGGTGCAAAAAATAGTTGGAAAACCATTGAAGCTGCAACAGGATTTCCTGGAAGTCCAACAACATACTTATCAACACCTTCATTTTCAAAACGCCCTATGATTGTGGGTTTGCCAGGTTTAACAGCTATTCCATGGACAAGTACCTCACCCAAATCATCCAGAACTTGTCTTAGAACATCCCCTCGACCTGCTGAAGTGCCTCCGGAAGTGATGATAAGATCCATATCTTGACACTCGATTATTTTTCGTTTCAGATCGTTGTAGTTATCCTTAACTATCTCAGTTTTGACTGGTATACAACCACAAGCTGTTACTGCACTCGAGATAGTTTGGGAGTTGATGTCAAATATTTTTCCATATTGGATTTCCTCATCATAACGTATCAATTCATTTCCCGTTGATATAACTGCTATTTCTGGTTTTTTGTAAACAGGAACTGTTTTCAAACCTATAGCACTTAAAACTCCTATTTTTTCGGGAGTTATTGTTGTTCCCTTCTTAAGTAGAAGTTCACCTTCCCCTATGTCTGAACCTTCCTTTGCAATGTTCTGACCCATTGTCACACTTTCATGTATGGAAATAATTCCATCCCTAACTTCTGTATATTCCACCATGACAACTGAATCTGCACCTTCAGGCAAAGGAGATCCTGTTCCCACTTCTGTGCAGAAGCCATTCTTTACAATTTCTTTTGGAACGTCCCCAGCACCTATAACTTCTAAAAGTCCCAATTTAACTGGTTCATCTTCGGAAGCTAAGAATGTATCTTCTGAAATAACAGCATATCCATCCATGGTTACCTTTCTAAAGGGCGGAAGATTTATTGTTGCATGTATGTCTTCTGCCAGCACTCGATACAGTGAGTTTTCTATTGAAACAGCTTCGTACTTTTTGATCGTCTGAAAATTACTGATGATTCCTTTGACATCATCGGGGTTTTTTATGTCTAGAAATTCGTTTCCCATATAAACACGTTCCATCCATTTCAATGAATCGGAATTAATATTTTAATTACTAAACTATGTTTTCCATCTATTTTAGTGTTTGGTATTAATCTTCGAGAACTTTTCAAATGCTCTTGCCAAACAAAAATATAAACCATTAAACACACTACTCTCCTTGAAGTTAGGATTTACTAAAATGAGTCATGTCTGGAGTAGTATATGATATTTGGATGTTTACTTCAATCATATGCCCATATGGTTTCAGGATCGTGCTCTTGTTAAGTTCCAATCTATATGTTTCCATAAATATTTAATTAAGATCAGTGGCTATTTAAAAACCTGCAAATGTAGCTGAATATTTAAAAATAGTCATTTTATGGCATATTTTTTGATGGGAACCACTGTCTGAATTGGAGGTGTAAAAAAAGCTTGAAAAATTAAAAATAGTATACATTCATGAAAACAAAGTTTTTAGAGTGTAGATCCTTCATCATCCAATGCAAATATGATCAAATAAAGACACCATCTTGTTCGATACATTTCCCAAGGTATGTGTTTAAGTTATTGAACCCTGAACCCTTTAAATCGTTCTTTAAATATTTTGTATCAAGAAATTTTGAAACAAAATCTGCTTGTAAAAGCTCTCTTATATATACCCCAAAACACTAAATAAAATAAGAAGGTTAAATGATCGATGCAGTATGTAATAAACTATTTATTGTTGTTAATATGATTTTACAATTTAAGTGAAAATTCATCATTATTCTGAAGATCAATATTAACTTCACAGAAAGGAGGAGAGTGTTTGACAAGAGGACAAAATCAAAGCCCACAAGAAGTTAGAAGAGTAAGGTCACCCCGCAGAGGGGAAATTCCAGGGGTAGTTGAGCAGATACTCGGCCATGGAAAACTAAAAGTCAGATGCGCAGATGGAAAGACTCGATTATCTAGGATTCCCGGAAAAATGAAAAAGAGGATCTGGATAAGGGAAGGAGATGTGGTTTTAATAAAGCCATGGGATTTCCAGAGCGATGAAAAAGCCGATGTTATATGGAGATACACCCGTACTGAAGCCAACTGGCTTGAAAGACGTGGTTACTTAAAACTCTAATAATCTTTTTATCAATACAAAAATGGTTTAGAATTTAAACAGTCCAATGAAAGGGACTGATAAAAATCCATACTATTTTAAACTTAAAATCTTTTAATCTACTAAGTTATTTCTATTAATACTGTCCATTAAAATGTTAATAGAGTAAATACTAATTTGAAATTGAGTAGAAGCATTTTGGTGAAATTAATGTGCTCTAAGGTATCGAAAGCAGATAATGACTTGAGAAAACTCCTATCTGAAAAGCGTTTAAAGGGTGATGAAGACAGAAAAGTGGGGAGTGAAGTTTTTGACAGGCTCACACTTGAAACCCTCTACAAACTTGCTAAGATGGGTTACGTTAACCAGCTTCAAGGAGCCATCAGTACAGGAAAGGAAGCTAATGTATTTAAAGGAGTAGATGATCAGGGAAATTTTGTTGCTGTGAAAATATACCGGGTAAGCACTTCAGATTTTAAAAAAATGCAACAGTATATCCAGGGAGATCCAAGATTCAATGTAAAAACTTCCAATAAACGCCAGATCATTAATACATGGGTTACTAAAGAAATGAGAAATCTTAAGCGAGCTCTCGAAGTTGGTGTGAAAGTACCAAAACCCCTGGTGGCAAAGAACAACGTTCTGGTCATGGAATTCATTGGTGATGATATTGGAAATCCTGCACAGTTAATGAGACAAACAATAATCTCAAATCCTGATTATGTTGCAGATAAAATACTGAATTATGTTAAAATACTTTATAATAATGCTAAACTTGTTCATGGTGATTTATCAGGTTACAATATTTTAATTGACGATGGAGAACCTGTTATTATTGACATTTCCCAAGGCGTCACAGTCGACAATCCAATATCAAGGGAGCTTTTAAATAGAGATATAACCAATTTAGTCAATGATTTTAAAAAAATGGGTGTTGAGATATCCAAAGATGAGATTAAAAGTAAAATTATGGATGTATGAGATTAGTAAAGTATATTATAAAGGATATGAATATATTTATATAAATTGAGGTGAGATCATGCCTAACACAGAATACCTCAAAATTCCCCGCGAAAGAGTAGGGGTCTTAATTGGGAAAAACGGCATTACTAAGGATGAAATTGAGAATTTGACTAAAACAGACATAAACATCGACAGTGAAACTGGAAGCATTTCAGTATCACCCACAGAAGCAACTGAAGACCCATTGGCTGTTTGGAAATCAAGATATATTGTTAAAGCTATTGGCAGAGGATTCAATCCAGAAATTTCTTTAAAACTTTTAAGTGATGAGACCCTCCTGGAAATAATTAATTTACCAGATTACGTTGGTAAATCCAAAAAGGCTATAATGAGACAGAAAGCCAGAATAATTGGTAAAGAAGGACGTACCAAGGATATTATCATTGACATGACTGGTGTTGATATTTCTATCTATGGAAAAACAGTTGCCATCATTGGAGGCATGGAACAAATACACATAGCCAAAGAAGCTGTTGAAATGATATTAAACGGTGTGAGGCACAAAACTGTTTATGCATTCCTTGAAAGGAAATCAAGGGATATGAAGATCCAAGAATTCCATAGAATTGCGAAGGATGAAACAGACATTACATAAATTCAAATTTATAGATTTTATAAATTTTTAAATACTTGATTATGGATCCATAATCATTTTAAGGAGGCTAAGTTTGGAGAGAGAAGCATCAGAACTTTTTGAAGAATTTAAGGAACTTACAGCATCTGAATTTTTCAGAAGGAACAAACAAATGCTGGGATTCTCAGGAAAAATAAGGTCCCTCACAATGGTATTTCACGAGCTGATAACCAACAGTTTCGATGCTGCAGAAGAGGCAGGAATCCAACCTGAAATATCCATAGACCTTAAGAGAGTTGACAAAGACCATTACATACTTAAACATAAAGATAATGGGCCAGGAATTCCAGAAAATTACATCACCAAAGTATACTGTACCATGTTTGCAGGTTCTAAGTTCAGGAACATTCAATCCAGGGGACAGCAAGGTTTAGGTTGCAGTGGATGTGTGTTGTTGTCTCAGATGACCACAGGTAAACCTGCAAGAGTAATTTCAGGCTATAAAAAAGGTGACGAAATTAAAGGCGTTGAAATGACCTTTAAAATGGATGTTAAAACCAATAAAGGTCTGATACTCAACAAGAAAAAAGTAGATGTGGATTCTACTGGTGTTGCAATTGAACTTCAATTCAAGGATGTATCCTATTCCTTAAGTGAACAGGGTGCATTTGAGTACATTCGAAGGAGTATGATTGCTAACCCACATGCAAAGGTTACGTTCCGAGATCCTACAGGACAGCTGTTTATATTCCATAGGGCAACTGAAATCATACCACCACTTCCAAAAGAAGTTCTTCCACACCCTAAGGGAGTTACGGCCGATGATTTGATATTCATGGCCAAACACACCGATAAAAGAAGATTTAGAAGTCTTTTAACCAGTTCTTTATCAAGGATGTCCACCAAGAGGGTTAACGAGATCGAAGAAATAACCAAGATCGATCTTAATAAAAGACCTAAAGACATGAAATGGGAAGAAGCAGAACAGATCGTTGAACTTTTCGCCCAGATGGACTTCATGGCACCTCCTACTTCCGGATTGATCCCAATTGGAAAGGAACAAATTGAAAAGGGCATTAGAGAAATTTTAAACCCAGAATTTGTTGCAACAACCACCAGGAAACCTAAAACTTATCGTGGAGGAGTTTCTTTCATTATAGAAGCAGGTATTGCCTACGGAGGAAATTCTGGAAGGGTTGTTGGAGATCAGAAACGATCCGAAATTATGAGGTTTGCAAACAGGGTTCCACTTAGCTTTGATCAGGGAAGTTGTGCTTTGACAGAAGCTTTGAAGAGTATTGATTGGAAACGATACGGAATACGTGATATTGAAAATACACCCATAACTGTTTTTGTTAACATCGTATCTACCAATGTACCATACCTCTCAACAGGTAAGCAGAGTGTTGCGCCAGAGGATGAGATTCTTCATGAGGTCAGACAGGCCACAATGAAAATTGCTAGGAGTCTTCAGAAGTATCTTAATGCAAAGAGGGCAGCTAAGGAAGAGGAAATGCGTTCTAAAATATTTGAAACATATGTTCCAGTGATCCTAAAGGAAGCAGCCATACTGTCTGGAAGAGATGTTCCAGAGTATGAATACATACTTGCAAAGGTTACCAGAAGGCCTAAAATTCTGGATGAAATTGACAAAGAAACGTTACAAGAGTTAACTAATGATGATATGGTAGGCGATAAGGATGACGAGTAGAAAAGAACATGCCTTAAAGAGGAGAGATCTTGCAGTTAACAAACTGACTAGTCTCGGTGACAGGATCATCGATGATGTTGCTAAACAGACTGTTCCAGCAATACGTGTACCATCAAGGGGTACTTCTAACATTGTTTACGATGAAGACAGGCGTTATTATGTACTAGGAGATCGTTACGGGCAGAGATCCCTTGGAAATGTTAAGCAGATCAAAAAAATTGGTCAAATGGTTTACATGGCTAATTTCTGTAAGGGGCTTGTTCAAACAGGTAAAACTGCAACTTTAAGGGAAATGTACTATGTTTCAGAAGGTTGGGACATAGACTTTGGAGACCAGCAGGAATCAAACATTGTAGGTGAAGATTTAGAAGTTACTCTTGGGATCACTCGTGAAGATTTAGGTTTGATGCCAGAAGAGGATGGTGCCTCTGTTTATGGTGATATAACACTCAAAGACGATGATGTTGAAATCAATGCCATGAGAATGGGTAAGTCAGGTTACACCATCTCTCCAACCATTGATGAGGTTGAACTACTAGACCATAATGTGGAAAGGGTCATAGCTGTGGAAACCATGGGTATGTTCCACAGGATGGTTCAGGAGAATGCTTACAAAAAATTCAACACCCTTATTGTGGGACTCAAGGGACAAGCTGCACGTGCAACTAGAAGATTCCTTAAAAGGGTTAATGAAGAGCTTGGACTTCCTGTTTATATTTGTAACGATGGAGATCCATGGGGATTCCATATTGCCATGGTTATCATCTCTGGAAGTGCAAAACTTGCACATGTGAACCATGAACTTGCCACTCCAAACGCCAAGTTCCTCGGAGTTACAGCATCCGACATTGTCAACTACGATCTACCTACAGACCCCCTCAAGGATATAGATGTTCTAAGGCTCAAGGAACTTTACAAGGATCCGAGGTATCGTGATGAGTTCTGGAAGGTTGAAATTAAGAAAATGCTTAAAATAGGGAAAAAAGCAGAACAGCAGTCTTTCTCGAAGTACGGGCTCGAGTATGTTGTTGATACATACATCCCTGAAAAACTTGACGCACTATAAAATTAATGTGTGCTTCAAATTTGGTTGAA is part of the Methanobacterium lacus genome and encodes:
- a CDS encoding DNA topoisomerase IV subunit A, which gives rise to MTSRKEHALKRRDLAVNKLTSLGDRIIDDVAKQTVPAIRVPSRGTSNIVYDEDRRYYVLGDRYGQRSLGNVKQIKKIGQMVYMANFCKGLVQTGKTATLREMYYVSEGWDIDFGDQQESNIVGEDLEVTLGITREDLGLMPEEDGASVYGDITLKDDDVEINAMRMGKSGYTISPTIDEVELLDHNVERVIAVETMGMFHRMVQENAYKKFNTLIVGLKGQAARATRRFLKRVNEELGLPVYICNDGDPWGFHIAMVIISGSAKLAHVNHELATPNAKFLGVTASDIVNYDLPTDPLKDIDVLRLKELYKDPRYRDEFWKVEIKKMLKIGKKAEQQSFSKYGLEYVVDTYIPEKLDAL
- the top6B gene encoding DNA topoisomerase VI subunit B, which codes for MEREASELFEEFKELTASEFFRRNKQMLGFSGKIRSLTMVFHELITNSFDAAEEAGIQPEISIDLKRVDKDHYILKHKDNGPGIPENYITKVYCTMFAGSKFRNIQSRGQQGLGCSGCVLLSQMTTGKPARVISGYKKGDEIKGVEMTFKMDVKTNKGLILNKKKVDVDSTGVAIELQFKDVSYSLSEQGAFEYIRRSMIANPHAKVTFRDPTGQLFIFHRATEIIPPLPKEVLPHPKGVTADDLIFMAKHTDKRRFRSLLTSSLSRMSTKRVNEIEEITKIDLNKRPKDMKWEEAEQIVELFAQMDFMAPPTSGLIPIGKEQIEKGIREILNPEFVATTTRKPKTYRGGVSFIIEAGIAYGGNSGRVVGDQKRSEIMRFANRVPLSFDQGSCALTEALKSIDWKRYGIRDIENTPITVFVNIVSTNVPYLSTGKQSVAPEDEILHEVRQATMKIARSLQKYLNAKRAAKEEEMRSKIFETYVPVILKEAAILSGRDVPEYEYILAKVTRRPKILDEIDKETLQELTNDDMVGDKDDE
- the eif1A gene encoding translation initiation factor eIF-1A, translating into MTRGQNQSPQEVRRVRSPRRGEIPGVVEQILGHGKLKVRCADGKTRLSRIPGKMKKRIWIREGDVVLIKPWDFQSDEKADVIWRYTRTEANWLERRGYLKL
- a CDS encoding serine protein kinase RIO; amino-acid sequence: MCSKVSKADNDLRKLLSEKRLKGDEDRKVGSEVFDRLTLETLYKLAKMGYVNQLQGAISTGKEANVFKGVDDQGNFVAVKIYRVSTSDFKKMQQYIQGDPRFNVKTSNKRQIINTWVTKEMRNLKRALEVGVKVPKPLVAKNNVLVMEFIGDDIGNPAQLMRQTIISNPDYVADKILNYVKILYNNAKLVHGDLSGYNILIDDGEPVIIDISQGVTVDNPISRELLNRDITNLVNDFKKMGVEISKDEIKSKIMDV
- a CDS encoding KH domain-containing protein, which translates into the protein MPNTEYLKIPRERVGVLIGKNGITKDEIENLTKTDINIDSETGSISVSPTEATEDPLAVWKSRYIVKAIGRGFNPEISLKLLSDETLLEIINLPDYVGKSKKAIMRQKARIIGKEGRTKDIIIDMTGVDISIYGKTVAIIGGMEQIHIAKEAVEMILNGVRHKTVYAFLERKSRDMKIQEFHRIAKDETDIT
- a CDS encoding molybdopterin-binding protein — protein: MERVYMGNEFLDIKNPDDVKGIISNFQTIKKYEAVSIENSLYRVLAEDIHATINLPPFRKVTMDGYAVISEDTFLASEDEPVKLGLLEVIGAGDVPKEIVKNGFCTEVGTGSPLPEGADSVVMVEYTEVRDGIISIHESVTMGQNIAKEGSDIGEGELLLKKGTTITPEKIGVLSAIGLKTVPVYKKPEIAVISTGNELIRYDEEIQYGKIFDINSQTISSAVTACGCIPVKTEIVKDNYNDLKRKIIECQDMDLIITSGGTSAGRGDVLRQVLDDLGEVLVHGIAVKPGKPTIIGRFENEGVDKYVVGLPGNPVAASMVFQLFFAPFLKDMASIKTKSRLRKTNTIKIPLSRRYRPAKGRKHFLLVKVDDDNAIPILKDSGAITSLAEADGYIEIGKNVEIVEKGTLVKVHPLGNW